From the Glandiceps talaboti chromosome 10, keGlaTala1.1, whole genome shotgun sequence genome, one window contains:
- the LOC144441347 gene encoding uncharacterized protein LOC144441347 gives MRRSHSPTLTIGSTELHEVSNVGSSFCEEIEGKRVGFCRTTFLTKTGKNKQMLKMLTLTLVPIVVLIALTVIDLNNTILRNFDAVEIHRNVRFSRQVGTLVHTLQIERDMTALYISSLEQSRPGAERKIFLINTYPLTDEVLESLLDWPTYGTTAYQHFENKEEFASWLFEYRLTLDIHNTTVYEVINFYTGANQIFIDWLYEAVGKSGGQGLWETLVAYQLLIVGMEQIGIERTLGAIFYTHGGLKRHLDYLWYMEMFQVGDSNILASQKYSPILNEILENKVQELDYDFRGTIEELRQPIRFNNLTRPPSWADSTYWFDNMTIYIDTLKDSQRKMADIILVKLEELVRRDEGDLALQIGIMVVMCIMCVFMIRAVQTLTNNIQNYAVLLANQTRSLGRQRKRAEEILFQMLPKQVADQLKLNKTINAESYTDATVALSSIVGFARLVSESSPVTVVEILNKVYAHFDNLVSRYDVYKLETVDNSYMVVSGVPNRNGRRHASEIAILALELVSFMRHLTIPTVIGTRLSVRVGVHTGSVVAGIVGNVIPRYNILGDAVNIAMFLESTGMPNCIQISEATYWPLKEMGIFALRERGVMLIKVHTYLKGKDTMTTFWLLGRRLPGGEFDDDPDSQGELNINVPDNVGRESNMVKSSPTSKPQALHIGELQSSLPVSVPQLYDMPQKTARNNIPSSALEEMPE, from the exons ATGAGAAGAAGTCACAGCCCAACACTGACTATTGGATCAACCGAACTTCACGAAGTAAGCAATGTCGGCTCATCATTCTGTGAAGAGATTGAAGGTAAGAGGGTAGGCTTCTGTAGAACCACCTTCCTTACAAAGACTGGTAAAAATAAGCAAATGCTGAAAATGTTGACCTTAACGTTGGTACCAATCGTAGTATTGATAGCTTTGACTGTCATTGACCTGAATAATACCATACTACGGAACTTTGACGCTGTCGAGATTCATCGGAACGTACGGTTCAGTCGCCAGGTTGGCACCCTCGTTCACACCCTTCAAATAGAACGAGATATGACGGCCCTTTATATCAGCTCACTCGAACAGTCTCGTCCAGGAGCAGAAAGGAAGATTTTCCTTATCAATACCTACCCATTGACTGATGAAGTTCTAGAAAGCCTACTCGATTGGCCTACATATGGTACAACTGCCTATCAACACTTTGAAAACAAGGAAGAGTTTGCATCATGGCTGTTCGAGTATAGACTGACACTGGATATTCACAACACAACAGTGTATGAG GTCATTAACTTCTACACTGGAGCAAACCAGATTTTTATCGACTGGTTGTATGAAGCCGTTGGGAAATCGGGAGGTCAAGGGTTATGGGAAACATTGGTCGCCTATCAACTATTGATTGTAGGGATGGAACAGATTGGCATCGAACGAACGTTGGGGGCGATATTTTATACTCATGGTGGACTGAAGCGACATCTTGACTATCTATGGTACATGGAAATGTTTCAG GTTGGTGATAGTAACATATTGGCCTCTCAGAAGTATTCTCCGATATTGAACGAAATTCTCGAGAATAAGGTGCAAGAATTAGACTACGACTTTCGTGGTACGATCGAAGAGCTCCGTCAGCCGATAAGATTTAATAACCTGACACGTCCACCTTCTTGGGCAGACAGTACCTATTGGTTTGATAATATGACCATTTATATAGACACACTGAAAGACAGCCAACGTAAAATGGCGGACATTATACTGGTGAAGCTAGAAGAGCTGGTGCGACGAGATGAAGGAGATTTGGCTCTCCAGATCGGTATCATGGTTGTCATGTGCATTATGTGCGTTTTCATGATCAGGGCTGTACAGACACTCACAAATAATATCCAAAATTATGCCGTTCTTCTGGCAAACCAGACGAGATCTCTTGGCAGACAACGCAAGCGGGCTGAAGAAATATTATTCCAAATGTTACCGAAGCAGGTCGCTGACCAATTGAAATTGAACAAAACTATCAATGCCGAATCATACACCGACGCTACAGTCGCCCTGTCGAGCATTGTCGGATTTGCTCGGTTAGTTTCGGAAAGCTCCCCGGTGACGGTCGTTGAAATATTAAACAAGGTGTATGCCCATTTCGACAACCTTGTCAGTCGATATGATGTCTACAAATTGGAAACAGTTGATAACTCGTACATGGTAGTGTCAG GTGTACCAAACAGGAATGGACGACGTCATGCCTCTGAAATAGCTATTTTGGCTTTAGAACTGGTCAGCTTTATGCGTCACCTAACTATTCCGACAGTGATTGGTACTAGATTATCAGTACGTGTTGGTGTACACACTGGATCAGTTGTAGCTGGTATTGTTGGCAATGTGATTCCTCGCTACAACATTCTCGGGGATGCCGTTAATATAGCCATGTTCCTTGAGTCTACTGGAATGC CAAACTGTATCCAAATAAGTGAAGCGACATACTGGCCACTTAAAGAAATGGGAATATTTGCTTTGCGTGAAAGAGGTGTGATGTTGATAAAAGTACATACTTACTTAAAG GGAAAGGATACAATGACCACTTTTTGGCTACTTGGACGACGACTGCCTGGTGGTGAATTTGACGACGATCCAGACAGCCAGGGCGAGCTGAACATCAATGTTCCAGATAATGTGGGTAGAGAGAGCAACATGGTCAAATCATCACCGACTTCGAAGCCACAAGCTCTTCATATCGGTGAACTGCAATCGTCCCTACCTGTTTCAGTGCCTCAGTTATATGACATGCCGCAAAAGACAGCACGAAACAACATACCTTCTTCTGCCCTTGAAGAAATGCCTGAATAA
- the LOC144440979 gene encoding putative oxidoreductase YjmC, translating into MASEADSYRHVALSEVKSFVQRCIEATGAKSEHASPLASVLMTADYRGHYSHGMNRLEMYVNDIQKGTTVYDAEPTIVKETVATGLVDGKNILGPVIGKFCMELAMKKAKEAGIGWVVAHGSNHYGIAGWYTLMAVEQGLLGMSFTNTSPLVVPTRGRQGILGTNPISCAAPGKNGDSFVLDMATSSVALGKIELNDRKEIPIPNGWGVDSKGKETNDPKAVLDGGGLLPVGGSEESSGYKGYGLGMMVEVFCGIMANGEFGPNIRRWKDTTRVANLGQCFVAIDPDAFAPGFPDRMQSLIDICRSQPPAEGETEVLVPGDPERQHMKKVDEEGGVRYHINLINAMEKLAADLKVKPMETK; encoded by the exons ATGGCATCGGAAGCAGACAG TTATAGACATGTGGCCCTTTCTGAAGTCAAAAGTTTTGTTCAAAGATGTATAGAAGCTACTGGTGCAAAGAGTGAACATGCTTCCCCACTAGCCAGTGTGTTGATGACGGCTGACTACAGAGGGCACTATAGCCATGGAATGAATAGACTAG aaatgtatgtaaatgatattcAAAAAGGGACTACAGTGTATGATGCAGAACCAACCATCGTCAAAGAGACTGTTGCCACTGGTCTTGTTGATGGAAAAAACATACTTGGACCTGTTATAGGAAAATTCTGTATGGAACTAGCTATGAAAAAAGCAAAGGAAGCTGGAATCGGTTGGGTTGTAGCTCACG GTAGTAATCATTACGGTATTGCTGGATGGTACACATTGATGGCAGTAGAGCAGGGTCTCCTTGGTATGTCATTTACCAACACCTCGCCATTGGTTGTACCTACTAGAGGCAGACAG GGTATTCTTGGAACAAATCCTATCTCCTGTGCTGCACCTGGTAAGAATGGTGACAGTTTTGTATTAGATATGGCTACCTCATCTGTAGCACTTGGAAAG ATTGAACTTAATGATCGTAAAGAAATACCTATTCCAAATGGCTGGGGAGTGGACTCCAAAGGAAAG GAAACCAATGATCCTAAAGCTGTACTTGATGGTGGTGGACTACTACCAGTTGGTGGTTCTGAAGAATCATCTGGTTACAAA GGGTATGGTCTTGGTATGATGGTTGAGGTGTTTTGTGGTATAATGGCAAATGGTGAGTTTGGTCCCAATATCAGGAGATGGAAGGACACCACGAGAGTTGCAAACTTG gGTCAGTGTTTTGTGGCCATCGATCCTGATGCATTTGCTCCAGGTTTCCCTGACAGAATGCAGTCACTGATAGACATTTGTCGTAGTCAACCACCA GCTGAGGGTGAAACAGAAGTTCTAGTTCCTGGTGATCCAGAGAGGCAACATATGAAGAAAGTAGATGAAGAGGGTGGTGTACGATATCACATCAATCTTATAAATGCTATG GAGAAATTAGCAGCTGACTTGAAAGTCAAACCAATGGAAACAAAGTGA